ATGACACCGTTGGCGATCGGTGTCTGGAAAAGGCCACCACGTCGGGTGATCGACACTCCCGCCGTGGTGGGTGCGGATCGGTCAAGCGAGGATGGCTGCGAGGGTGCGCCAGCGGCGGTGCCGGTGGCCGAATAACACCCGGATGAACAGTCGGGTGCCCAATCCCTTGACGCCGTCGTCGGTTTCGATCTCGTCGGTATAGCGGCAGCGATGCTCGTCGAGGGGAGTGAAGGTGAGGCGGTGGTTCCAGGTGCGCACCGGACCGCCGCGCTCGTTGGTGTAGATCATCAGGTCGTCAAGCTCTTTGATCTCGATGTGATGAGTCCAGGCCGGCAGGACGCCGAACCACCACAACCGTGCCGACGCGCTGGTTCCCACCTCGAGGCGGTCGGGGGCCCTCAACGCGGGCATGGTGAGAAGCGGGGCGAGGACGAACTGCATCAACGCCGGTTTGCGCGCCAGGGCCGCGGCGCGCTGCGCTGAGATCGGCAGCTCGGTGCTGAGCGCAACGGTGCTCATGACGGCGAGTCCGCCGCCACGCCGCGCTCGAAGATGCGGATGAGCGACGGCACGATGCTGTGGCGCGGCACGGCGCCGTGCGCCGCTTCACTGCAGGCCTTGACCAGCAGGCCGAACAGCGCGATCCGAATCCATTCCGGGGGCAGCCCGGGATCGAAGGCGCCTTCTTGCTGGCCGCGGCGGATGAGGTCGAGGACCCGTGCGGAGTTCGGCAGCTGCTCGGCCGGGATGTCCCGCAGTACCGCAGGGTCGGCGAAGAGGAATACGATCCGATCGCCCTCGGGGGCCAAAGTGGTGATCACGCGGCGCATCGCATCGACCGCTGGCCCCTCGGCGGTGGCCGCGGCGGTGAGGATGTCGCCGATCACGCGGATCGAATCCAGGGTGGCCTCGTAGATCAGCCGGTCCCGGTCGGCGAAATAGCGGTGCAGGGTCGAACGCGCGACCTGGGCGGCCGCGGCGATCTCGGGCAGCGTGGCAGTGCGGTCTCGGGCGAGCACGGATGCCGTGGCCTCGAGGATCGCCGCTCGGGTGCGTGATTGCGCGCCGGTCAGCTCCCGGCAGTCGACGTCCATCCCACGATGATAGCCCTACACACGTCCATTTATAGGACATTGACGTCCGATTAATAGACGTATAGTCTCCAGCGTCGGATGTTTAAGTCCACTAACGGCTGCGGTCACGTACACCGTGGGGGTCACAGGCAGGGGCGGATCTCGGGGATGAATTGGAATGTGTTCGGCACGAACTGGCAGCTGTTCGGCGACCTGGCCGTCCTCGCCTTCGTGGCGCTGGTGTCGTTCGCGACCGGGGTGTTCCTCTACATCCGGCGATTGCGGAATCGGCCGACCCTGCCGATCAGCGAAGGACTCGGCGCCCGAAAGGCGGTGCTGACCAAGGTGCGCACGCGTGAGCCGTTGTCCGCCCACGAGCTGGAGTTCGCCACCCGCGTCATCACCGATCAGCGATCTCCGCTGGCCTTCTGCATTCCCGCCGCGATCTTCTCGCTGGGCTGCTTCTACGTGCTGGGCAGCCTGGAGCAGCTGCACGGCGCCACCCCGTCGCAGCGCACCTTCCTCGGGGTGATCCCGATGCTCGGCTCGTTCAACGTGACCGCTCAGCTACTGCGGGCGGCGAAGCTGAAGAAGCACCTGCCGGCGGCTGCCGAAGCCGAAGAGGAAACCGAATGAGTCAGCGTTCGCCGCGCCGGCCGCTGTTGGCGCGCGTCTGGATGCCGCTGGTCGCGCTGATCGCGCTCAGCGTAGGGGCACTGGGCATGTGGAAGGTTCACCAGATGTCGGCTCCGGGGCCGGTTTTGACGGTCAATCCGCCCCAGGCTCCCGAACAGTTCAACCCGAAGAAGCTCACCTACGAGGTGTTCGGCTCGGCAGGGGAAGGTGCCTTGCTCTCCTACCTCGACATCGACGGGCACCCGCACACCGTCGAGTTGGACGCCCTGCCCTGGACACATCAGGAGACGACGATGCTCACGGTGGTCTCCGGCAGCATCTCGGCGCAGGTGCGCGGCGACTTCGTCGGCTGCCGGATCCTGGTCAATGACGTGGTCCGTGACGAGCACACCAACACCCGGGCGAATGCCGACATCACCTGCCGGGTGAAGTCCGCATGAGCCGGCATCACGCGACCCGCCCGCTCGCGGCCCGGCTGGTCCGCCTGCTGGCGATCCCGATCATCATCTTCTGGGCGCTGCTGGCCGTGGTGACGAATACCTTTGTGCCACAGGTGGAGCGGGTGGCAGAAGAACTCGCCGGTCCGATGGTCCCGACCTATGCGCCCTCGCAGGAGGCGATGCTGGCGATCGGTGAGAAGTTCCAGGAGTCCGACTCGACCAGCATGACGATGCTGGTGCTGGAGGCCGATCACCAGCTGGGGGACGCCGACCACCTCTACTACGACGCATTGGTGCGCACGCTGCAGGCCGACACCGACCACGTCCAGTACGTCATGGACACCTGGGGCAAGCCGATCACCGCGGCCGGCGCCCAGAGCCTCGACGGCAAGGCCGCCTATGTGCTGCTGCGGCTGGCCGGCGACATCGGCCAGCTGCAGGCCAACGAGTCGGTCGAGGCGGTACGGCACACCGTCGACAGCTCTGACCCGCCGCCCGGCCTGAGTGTCTATGTCAGTGGTGCGGCGCCGCTGGCCGCCGACACCGTGGCGACCGCCAACCGGAGCCTCAACAACATCACGATCGCCACGATCTTCCTGATCATCTTCATGCTGCTACTGGTGTATCGGTCCTACGTCACCATGCTGGTGCCGCTGTTCGGGGTGTTGATCCTGATGCTGGCCGCCAAGGGGGTCATCGCGACCCTCGGGCACTTCGGCTTCATCCAGCTGTCGTCGTTCGCGGTGAACTTGGTCGTGGCGTTGACCCTGGGCGCCGGAACCGATTACGGCATCTTCCTGATGGGCCGCTACCACGAGGCGCGACTGAACGGCGAAAGCCGCGAGGACGCGTTCTACACCGCCTACCGCGGGGTGTCGCACGTGATCCTGGGCTCCGGGCTCACCATCGCCGGCGCCGCGTTCTGCCTGAGCTTTGCGCGGCTGAACTACTTCAACACCATGGGGCCGGCGGTGGCGATCAGCATGGTGCTGACGGTCACCGGGGCGCTGACGCTCGGGCCCGCGGTGCTGAGCGTGGGCAGCCTGATCGGGCTGTTCGATCCCCGCCAGCAGGTCAAGGCGCGGCTGTATCGCCGGATCGCCACCTCCGTGGTGCGCTGGCCCAAGCCGATCCTGACCGCCAGCGCCGCCGTGGTGACGGCCGGGGCGGTCTTCGTGCCGACCTATCAGGTCAGCTTCGACGACCGCACCTATCAGCCGCGCGATTCCGCTGCCAATCAGGGATTCGCCGCGGCAGATCGGCACTTCGCCAGGAGCAAGCTGTTCTCCGAGATGCTGATGGTCGAGTCGGATCACGACATGCGCAACTCGGCAGACTTCGTCTCGCTGGACCGGGTGGCCAAAGCTCTGATCCGGCTGCCCGGTGTCGCGATGGTGCAGAGCATCACCAGGCCCATGGGCCGCGCGCTGGAACACGCGTCGCTGCCCTACCTGTTCACCGTGCAGGGCAGCGCCAACGGCCAGCAGTTGCCGTTCACCCGGGAGCAGAACGCCAACACCGACCAGCAGGCGCAGATCATGGGGCACACCGTCGAGGTGCTGCAGACCACCATCGCGCTGACCCAGAAGCTGGCCGACGAGATGCATTCCACGGTCCTCACGATGGAACAGATGCAGGCACTCACCGAACAGATGGATGAGAACATCTCGAATCTGGACGACTTCATGAGGCCGATCCGCAGCTATTTCTATTGGGAGCCACACTGTTACGACATCCCGGTCTGCTGGGCGTTCCGATCGCTGTGGGAGATGATGGACAGCGTCGACAAACTGGCAGAGAACATTAAAGACGCGGTGTCGTCCCTGGAGGTGGTCGACACCCTGCTGCCGCAGATGGTCACCCAGCTCAACATCATGGCCGAGGACCAGATCGCCCTGCGGGCGCT
This is a stretch of genomic DNA from Mycolicibacter terrae. It encodes these proteins:
- a CDS encoding SRPBCC family protein gives rise to the protein MSTVALSTELPISAQRAAALARKPALMQFVLAPLLTMPALRAPDRLEVGTSASARLWWFGVLPAWTHHIEIKELDDLMIYTNERGGPVRTWNHRLTFTPLDEHRCRYTDEIETDDGVKGLGTRLFIRVLFGHRHRRWRTLAAILA
- a CDS encoding TetR/AcrR family transcriptional regulator — translated: MDVDCRELTGAQSRTRAAILEATASVLARDRTATLPEIAAAAQVARSTLHRYFADRDRLIYEATLDSIRVIGDILTAAATAEGPAVDAMRRVITTLAPEGDRIVFLFADPAVLRDIPAEQLPNSARVLDLIRRGQQEGAFDPGLPPEWIRIALFGLLVKACSEAAHGAVPRHSIVPSLIRIFERGVAADSPS
- a CDS encoding MmpS family transport accessory protein, encoding MSQRSPRRPLLARVWMPLVALIALSVGALGMWKVHQMSAPGPVLTVNPPQAPEQFNPKKLTYEVFGSAGEGALLSYLDIDGHPHTVELDALPWTHQETTMLTVVSGSISAQVRGDFVGCRILVNDVVRDEHTNTRANADITCRVKSA
- a CDS encoding MMPL/RND family transporter translates to MSRHHATRPLAARLVRLLAIPIIIFWALLAVVTNTFVPQVERVAEELAGPMVPTYAPSQEAMLAIGEKFQESDSTSMTMLVLEADHQLGDADHLYYDALVRTLQADTDHVQYVMDTWGKPITAAGAQSLDGKAAYVLLRLAGDIGQLQANESVEAVRHTVDSSDPPPGLSVYVSGAAPLAADTVATANRSLNNITIATIFLIIFMLLLVYRSYVTMLVPLFGVLILMLAAKGVIATLGHFGFIQLSSFAVNLVVALTLGAGTDYGIFLMGRYHEARLNGESREDAFYTAYRGVSHVILGSGLTIAGAAFCLSFARLNYFNTMGPAVAISMVLTVTGALTLGPAVLSVGSLIGLFDPRQQVKARLYRRIATSVVRWPKPILTASAAVVTAGAVFVPTYQVSFDDRTYQPRDSAANQGFAAADRHFARSKLFSEMLMVESDHDMRNSADFVSLDRVAKALIRLPGVAMVQSITRPMGRALEHASLPYLFTVQGSANGQQLPFTREQNANTDQQAQIMGHTVEVLQTTIALTQKLADEMHSTVLTMEQMQALTEQMDENISNLDDFMRPIRSYFYWEPHCYDIPVCWAFRSLWEMMDSVDKLAENIKDAVSSLEVVDTLLPQMVTQLNIMAEDQIALRALIVNTYGPSSIQASNTDQTFDDMINVGNDFDASRSDDFFYIPRPAFDNEDIKTGMQLMMSPDGKAARFIVTHEGNAMGPEGIEHVERFPDAIKIALKETSLAGAKIYIGGSGSNNSDIAQYARSDLLIAAIAAFVLIFLIMLVITRSLVAALVIPGTVAFSYAGAFGLSVLIWQHLIGLHLHWLILPLTFIILVAVGSDYNLLLIARLKEELGAGLNTGLIRALGSTGGVVTSAGLVFAFTMLAMLTSDLRTIGQLGSTVCIGLLLDTLIVRSFIVPCLVRIYGPWFWWPTIVRQRPLRAVPARRSTN